One segment of Canis aureus isolate CA01 chromosome 27, VMU_Caureus_v.1.0, whole genome shotgun sequence DNA contains the following:
- the FAM216A gene encoding protein FAM216A isoform X2, producing the protein MPGQCPVPDWTACGSSADPTAVAGTEGGGGGSAGHSYYHNSKDGIKDEHKVNTHIARLQELWKTPQIQAIHIPKSMTDASFLKHPDLTTGQKHYLCSIAKIYNANYLRTLMKRQYMYVIQHSSQKPGILTHHRSRLSSRYSQKQHYPCTTWRHQLERVDSGPSNTAVARAPEMILQHSLWRPVRNREGLKTGYVSKTRCKSLKIFRKPSRLFMQSVSTNDSESYMNEEKKEEDLLNKCMQSMSIEEQGEHLM; encoded by the exons ATGCCCGGCCAGTGTCCGGTGCCCGACTGGACGGCATGCGGCTCTTCCGCGGACCCAACCGCAGTGGCCGGGACCGAGGGTGGCGGCGgcgg ATCAGCTGGACATTCTTATTATCACAATTCCAAAG ATGGAATCAAAGATGAACACAAAGTGAACACACACATAGCCAGGCTGCAAGAATTGTGGAAAACTCCTCAAATTCAAGCAATTCACATCCCTAAATCAATGACAGATGCGTCCTTTCTAAAG CATCCAGACCTCACGACAGGCCAGAAGCATTACCTGTGCAGCATTGCTAAGATCTACAATGCCAACTATCTGCGGACGTTAATGAAGAGGCAGTACATGTATGTGATCCAGCACAGCTCACAAAAGCCAG GTATCCTCACTCATCACAGGAGCCGCCTCAGTTCTCGCTACTCACAGAAGCAGCATTACCCCTGTACCACATGGCGACACCAACTGGAGAGAGTGGACTCGGGGCCTTCTAACACTGCAGTGGCACGTGCACCTGAAATGATCCTACAGCATTCCCTTTGGCGACCAGTGAGAAACAGAGAAGG TTTAAAAACTGGATATGTATCTAAAACAAGATGTAAATCACTGAAGATTTTTAGAAAACCAAGCAGACTGTTCATGCAATCAG tttctacaaATGATTCTGAATCATacatgaatgaagaaaaaaaggaagaagatttACTAAATAAATGTATGCAGTCAATGTCAATTGAAGAACAAGGAGAACATCTGATGTGA
- the FAM216A gene encoding protein FAM216A isoform X1 translates to MPGQCPVPDWTACGSSADPTAVAGTEGGGGGSAGHSYYHNSKGIDGIKDEHKVNTHIARLQELWKTPQIQAIHIPKSMTDASFLKHPDLTTGQKHYLCSIAKIYNANYLRTLMKRQYMYVIQHSSQKPGILTHHRSRLSSRYSQKQHYPCTTWRHQLERVDSGPSNTAVARAPEMILQHSLWRPVRNREGLKTGYVSKTRCKSLKIFRKPSRLFMQSVSTNDSESYMNEEKKEEDLLNKCMQSMSIEEQGEHLM, encoded by the exons ATGCCCGGCCAGTGTCCGGTGCCCGACTGGACGGCATGCGGCTCTTCCGCGGACCCAACCGCAGTGGCCGGGACCGAGGGTGGCGGCGgcgg ATCAGCTGGACATTCTTATTATCACAATTCCAAAGGTATTG ATGGAATCAAAGATGAACACAAAGTGAACACACACATAGCCAGGCTGCAAGAATTGTGGAAAACTCCTCAAATTCAAGCAATTCACATCCCTAAATCAATGACAGATGCGTCCTTTCTAAAG CATCCAGACCTCACGACAGGCCAGAAGCATTACCTGTGCAGCATTGCTAAGATCTACAATGCCAACTATCTGCGGACGTTAATGAAGAGGCAGTACATGTATGTGATCCAGCACAGCTCACAAAAGCCAG GTATCCTCACTCATCACAGGAGCCGCCTCAGTTCTCGCTACTCACAGAAGCAGCATTACCCCTGTACCACATGGCGACACCAACTGGAGAGAGTGGACTCGGGGCCTTCTAACACTGCAGTGGCACGTGCACCTGAAATGATCCTACAGCATTCCCTTTGGCGACCAGTGAGAAACAGAGAAGG TTTAAAAACTGGATATGTATCTAAAACAAGATGTAAATCACTGAAGATTTTTAGAAAACCAAGCAGACTGTTCATGCAATCAG tttctacaaATGATTCTGAATCATacatgaatgaagaaaaaaaggaagaagatttACTAAATAAATGTATGCAGTCAATGTCAATTGAAGAACAAGGAGAACATCTGATGTGA
- the VPS29 gene encoding vacuolar protein sorting-associated protein 29, whose product MLVLVLGDLHIPHRCNSLPAKFKKLLVPGKIQHILCTGNLCTKESYDYLKTLAGDVHIVRGDFDENLNYPEQKVVTVGQFKIGLIHGHQVIPWGDMASLALLQRQFDVDILISGHTHKFEAFEHENKFYINPGSATGAYNALETNIIPSFVLMDIQASTVVTYVYQLIGDDVKVERIEYKKS is encoded by the exons TTGGTGTTGGTATTAGGAGATCTGCACATCCCACACCGGTGCAACAGTTTGCCGGCTAAATTCAAAAAACTGCTGGTGCCAGGAAAGATTCAGCACATTCTCTGTACTGGAAACCTTTGCACCAAAGAGAGTTATGACTATCTCAAGACTCTGGCCGGTGATGTTCATATTGTGAGAGGAGACTTCGATGAG aaTCTGAATTATCCAGAACAGAAAGTTGTAACTGTTGGGCAGTTCAAAATTGGTTTGATCCATGGGCATCAAGTTATTCCATGGGGAGACATGGCCAGCTTAGCCCTGTTGCAGAGGCAGTTCGATGTGGACATTCTTATCTcgggacacacacacaaatttgaaGCATTTGAGcatgaaaataaattctacatTAACCCAGGTTCTGCCACTGGAGCATATAATGCCTTGGAAAC AAACATTATTCCTTCATTTGTGCTGATGGACATCCAGGCTTCTACAGTTGTCACTTATGTGTATCAACTAATTGGAGATGATGTGAAAGTAGAACGAATTGaatacaaaaaatcttaa